GGCGGCTTGCTGCAATTGTTCAGGCTCCCTTTGTTAAGGTTGAGGCAACTAAGTTTACCGAAGTTGGCTATGTTGGCCGCGATGTTGAATCAATGGTGCGCGATTTAGTCAATGAAGCTGTCCGCATGGAAGAAAAGGATCAATTTGACCGCGTCCGTGCTCAAGCTGCTAAGGAAGCTAATAAGACTTTGGTTCGGTTATTGGTTCCCGGGATTAAGCATGAAAAGCGCCAAAATCAGATGCAAGAAATGCAAGATATGATGTCGATGTTAATGGGCAGCAGTCAAACTGATAAGCAACCTACTGACCAAGAAGAAGTAACAGATGATATTCGCAATCAGCGGTTGACAGTTTCCGAGCAGCTGAATAAAGGCTTATTAGAGAACCGTGAAGTAACAATTGAGGTTGAGCAGGCACCAAAAGTTAACCCAATGGGCGACGTGATGGGCCAAATGGGTCTTGATATGAGCTCAATGCTGAGTGACTTAGTTCCTAAGAAGAAGGTTAAGCGGACTTTACCGGTCAAAGATGCGCGTGAAGTCTTAATTCAAGAAGAATCACACAAGCTGATAGATTACGATACTCTTTATCAAAAGGCAATTGAGCGTACAACTAACAACGGCATTATTTTTATTGATGAAATTGATAAAATTACTTCAGGCAATAAGAAAAATTCCGGCGATGTTTCTCGTGAAGGTGTGCAACGTGATATTTTGCCAATCGTCGAAGGTTCAACTGTGCAGACAAAATACGGCCCAGTTTCCACCGATCATATTCTGTTTATTGCTGCAGGAGCGTTCGCAGAAACTAAGCCAAGTGATTTGATTCCTGAATTACAAGGACGTTTTCCAATTAGAGTTGAGTTAGATGCTTTGTCTAAAGATGACTTCGTTAAAATTTTAAAAGACCCAGCAGACTCACTGTTGGAGCAATATGTTGCCTTGCTGCATGCAGACGGTATCAAATTAATCTTTACACAAGAAGCCATTGCTCGCATCGCGCAAATTGCCTACGACGTTAATCAAGGAACAGACAATATCGGGGCAAGAAGGCTGGCAACTATCCTTGAAAAATTGCTTGAAGATGTGTTGTATGAAGGCCCAGACATGGAAATGGGTGAAATTACCGTGACTGAAGCATATGTTAATGAAAAACTTAGTGATATAATAACAAATAAAGATTTGACTAAGTTTATTCTTTAACAAAGGATGATGAGTAAGATGAACTACATTATCAAAAATACAATTTTACAAGTTGTTATTTCGAGCAAGGGTGCCGAATTGCAAAGCATTAAAAGTCAGCATAGTGGTTATGAATATCTCTGGCAGGCAGACCCCAATGTATGGGGTCGTCATGCGCCGGTATTGTTTCCAATTGTTGGTCGGCTTAAAAATGATGAGTACACTTATCAGGGTAAGACCTATCACATGACGCAACATGGCTTTGCTCGTGATATGGAATTTAGTGTCGAGCAACAGACCACTGAGAGCATTACCTTTTTGCTAAAAGATACTCAAGAAACAAGGAAGATTTATCCGTTTAAGTTTGAATTACGGGTCAATTATAATTTGTTGAATAATTTGCTTGAAGAAAATTTCAGTGTGACAAATAAGTCTGCTGGTGAAATGATTTTTGGTATTGGTGGTCATCCGGGATTTAATATTCCAACAACTAATTCGATTAGTAAGGAAGATTACTACTTTAGTACGAAGCCTTCGGTTGCTAGAGTGCAAATTCCATTAAAGGGTTCATATCTTGATTGGGATAATCGGTCTCTTGCTTCTACCAATAGCCTGATTACGTTAAGCGATCATTTATTTAAGAATGATGCTCTGATTTTTCAAATGAAAGGGCATGATAATAAAGTGTCCCTTAAAACGGAGACGAGTGCTTTTCACGTTAATGTTTGGCTGCGGGATGCACCATTTGTTGGTGCTTGGTCGCAGTATCCGCAAACAGCCGATTATGTATGTATCGAGCCGTGGTGGGGAATTGCTGACAGAAGTGATACTAATGGTAAGTTGGAAGACAAATATGGGATGAACCATTTAGCTCATGATGCTACTTTTACGGCTGGTTTTGGTATGGCTTTTCATGATCAAAATTAAGCAAAAAAAGAGACACTTATGTGTCTCTTTTTAATTATAATTAGCACTTGCGAACAATTGTTCGAATAGCTATAATATAAAAGCCAGTAAACTAATGTTTAACTGGCTGTATTTATTTCTAGTTTATAATTTGTGGTGGCGTTTCTTATACCAATAAAGCAGACCAAAGGGAATAATATTCTCATTGTGATGCTCAAGGCGCTTAATGTTATCTCGATGTCTTGTAAAAAGAATAATGAGCATGACGCCCGCGATTACGGTTAAGAAAATATCGTGAAAGAAAAATGTCGCGATAAAAATTGCGGTAATCGAAATTAGGCTTGATAGGCTAACATACGATGTAATAAAGACTAACGGTAAGAAGATTACCGCACAAACGCCAAAGAATTGGAGATTGTAGCCTAAAAAGACACCGGCGCTAGTCGCAACCGCCTTGCCTCCTTTAAATTTAAGGAAAATTGAAAAGGTATGTCCTAAAACAGCCAGCCCGCCACAAATTAATAAGACATACTTAGGTGCTCCTAGATGCAAGAGGCGCGGCAAGCAAGTTGCAAGTGTCCCCTTAAGGACATCAACGACGAGCACAAAGCTGCCGGCAAGTGGTCCCAGAACCCGAAATGAGTTGGTGGTACCGATGTTTCCCGAGCCATAGTTGCGGATGTCTTCATGGAAAAATAGTTTGCCAATGATTACCCCCGTCGGGAAGGATCCAATTAAGTATGCTAGAATAAATACCAGTAATAATTTCAAATTTATCATTTAAATCCTGCTCTCTTAGTGTCTTAAAGCTATTTTAGCAAAGATTAAGTAATATGCGGTGACTTTTTAAATGATTTAATAACTGGAGGAGTTTATTTGGCTAAAACAAATAAAAAAACAAATTCTTACGATGACTCGTCAATTCAGATTCTTCACGGTTTAGAAGCGGTTCGTAAGCGGCCTGGGATGTATATTGGTTCAACTGATATACACGGCTTGAATCAATTGGTTTATGAAATTGTCGATAATTCAGTTGATGAGGCAATGGCCGGTTATGGTAAAGAAATTGACGTGACTATTCATCGGGATAATAGCGTAACTGTGCGTGATTTTGGTCGGGGGATGCCGACGGGGATGCACAAATCGGGGAAACCAACGATTGAAGTTATCTTGACCGTTTTGCATGCCGGTGGTAAATTTACCGAACAAAACTATAAGACATCAGGTGGTCTGCATGGTGTTGGGTCTTCAGTTGTCAACGCTCTGTCCAGTTATCTGAAAGTTAGAGTTGTGCGTGGCGGCAAAGCTTATGAGGAAGAATTTGCTAATGGTGGTCATCCAGTAGGAACTTTAAAGTCGCTGGGTAAAACCAAAGAAAAAGACGGCACAACCATTACTTTTAAGCCTGACGAAACTATCTTTTCAACTACTAAGTATAAATACGAGACAATTCAGGAACGGATTCGTGAGTCCGCCTTTTTGTTAAAGGGCGTGCGTTTTATCTTAAATGATGAACGTGAGCCGGAGCATCATGATGATTTTAAGTATGACGATGGGATTAAGTCCTTTGTGTCCTACTTGAATGAGGGCAAAGATACTCTGAACGATGTGTTTTATTTTGAAGGCAAACAGGACGGGATGGAAGTTGAGTTTAGCGGTCAATATAGTGACAGCTATTCAGAAAACTTGGTTTCATTTGTTAACAATGTCAGAACCTCTGATGGTGGTACTCATGAAGTTGGTGCCCGCAGCGGTTTCACTCGTGCCTTTAACGATTATGCCAAAAAACAAGGCTTGCTCGGTAAAAAAGATAAAAATATTGATGGCTCAGATTACCGTGAAGGTCTCAGTGCTGTTCTTTCAGTTAAAATTCCGGAAGAATTGCTTGAGTTTGAAGGTCAGACTAAGGGTAAACTAGGAACACCACAAGCTCGTTCGGTAGTTGATACGCTCGTTTACGAGCAGATGTCGTACTACTTAATGGAAAACGGTGAGTTAGCCCAAGACCTTGTTAAAAAGGCACAGCGAGCACGAGACGCCCGTGAAGCAGCTAAGAAAGCGCGTAACGAGAGCCGCAATGGTAAAAAACGCCGCAAGAAAGAAGTCTTGTCCGGTAAGTTAACCCCAGCGCAGTCACGTAATCCCAAAAAGAATGAGTTATTTTTGGTCGAGGGTGATTCTGCCGGTGGTTCTGCTAAACAAGGTCGCGACCGCAGATTTCAGGCAATTTTGCCGCTGCGGGGCAAGGTCTTAAACACCCAAAAGGCTAAATTACAAGACATTTTTAAAAATGAAGAAATTAACACCATGATTTATACCATTGGTGCTGGTGTTGGTGCCGAATTTAAGGTCGAAGACTCTAATTACGATAAAGTAATTATCATGACGGACGCTGATGATGATGGTGCGCATATTCAAATTTTGCTGCTGACATTTTTCTACCGGTACATGCGACCGATGATTGAGCAAGGCAAGGTCTATATTGCTCTGCCACCTCTTTATCGTCTGCAAAAGGGCCGCGGTAAAAAAGCACGGGTTAAGTATTCTTGGACTGATGAAGAGTTAGCAACTGATGAGAAGAATATGGGTCGCGGCTATGCTTTACAAAGATTTAAAGGTTTAGGTGAAATGAACGCCGAACAATTGTGGCAAACGACTATGAACCCAGAATCAAGAATGCTAATTCGGGTGAAAATTGATGATGCAGCCCTTGCTGAACGCCGAGTTACGACTTTGATGGGTGATAAGGTTGCTGCTAGACGGAAATGGATTGAACAGAACGTTAAATTTAGAATGGGCGAGAACGCGTCAATCTTAGAAGAAGAAAATGAGTAAAGAGGTTTTTAATTAATGGCGATAAAAGAACGAATTCGTGAAATGCCGCTTGAGCAGGTCATGGGTGAACGATTTGGGCGATATTCCAAATACATCATTCAGGAACGGGCTCTGCCGGATATTCGTGATGGCTTGAAACCAGTGCAAAGAAGAATCCTTTACGCAATGTATCAGGATAACAACACGTACGACAAGCCATTTAAAAAAGCAGCCAAGGCTGTAGGAAATATCATGGGTAATTTTCACCCCCACGGCGACAGTTCCATTTATGGCGCGCTGGTTCACTTATCACAAGGCTGGAAAATGCGTGAGCCGTTAGTTGAAATGCACGGTAACAATGGTTCAATGGATGGTGATGGTCCAGCTGCCATGCGTTATACGGAATCGCGGCTGAACAAGATTTCTAATATGCTATTGCAGGACATTGACAAAGAAACCGTCAATATGGTGCTTAATTTCGATGATACGGAATATGAACCGACGGTGTTACCGGCAAGATTCCCCAACCTGCTAGTTAATGGTTCAACGGGGATTTCCTCAGGATATGCCACAGATATTCCGCCACACAATCTGTCAGAAGTAATTGATGCCACGATATATTTATTAAAGCACCCAGATGCCACGCTAGATGACTTAATGAAGTATGTTCAGGGGCCCGATTTTCCTACTGGTGCAATTGTCATGGGCCAAAAGGGATTGCGCGAGGCTTATGAGACTGGGCGCGGCCGTATCCAGGTGCGGGCTAAGACTTCAATTCAAGAAATCCGTGGTCATCGGCAAGAAATCGTAATTACCGAAATTCCATTTGCCGTCAATAAGGCTTTGATGGTTAAGAAGATGGATGAAATCCGTCTTAATAAGGAAATTGACGGGATTGCAGAAGTTCGCGATGAAACCGACCGGCATGGTTTATCAATTGTTGTTGAGCTTAAGAAAGATGCTGACGCGCAAAATATCTTGAACTATCTGTTCAAGAATACCGAGCTACAGGTGTCTTATAACTTTAACATGGTTGCAATTGATAATATGACGCCCGTTCAAGTTGGCTTAAAGCATATTTTGGCTTCCTACCTTGACCATGAAAAGGACGTTGTGATTAAGCGGACCAAGTTTGATTTAAATAAGGCACAAAACCGGTTAGAAATCATTCAGGGTCTAATTCACGCAATGGACATCTTGGATCAAGTAATTAAGGTTATTCGGGCATCCAAGAATAAGGTGGATGCTAAGAAAAATTTGATGGCTGAATTTGACTTTACACTAAGACAGGCAGAAGCCATTGTATCTTTGCAGCTGTATCGTTTAACCAATACTGATGTTGATGCTTTAATTGCGGAACAAACTGATTTAAATAAAAAGGTTGATCAATATCAGCAATTGTTATCTGATAAGAAGGTCTTAGAAAAAGAAATTATTCGCGAGTTATCAGCTGTTAAAC
The sequence above is a segment of the Lactobacillus sp. ESL0677 genome. Coding sequences within it:
- the hslU gene encoding ATP-dependent protease ATPase subunit HslU, encoding METKTPKQIVNLLNEYIIGQDEAKKAVAIALYNRYRRMQLPKKMQEDITPKNLLMAGPTGVGKTEIARRLAAIVQAPFVKVEATKFTEVGYVGRDVESMVRDLVNEAVRMEEKDQFDRVRAQAAKEANKTLVRLLVPGIKHEKRQNQMQEMQDMMSMLMGSSQTDKQPTDQEEVTDDIRNQRLTVSEQLNKGLLENREVTIEVEQAPKVNPMGDVMGQMGLDMSSMLSDLVPKKKVKRTLPVKDAREVLIQEESHKLIDYDTLYQKAIERTTNNGIIFIDEIDKITSGNKKNSGDVSREGVQRDILPIVEGSTVQTKYGPVSTDHILFIAAGAFAETKPSDLIPELQGRFPIRVELDALSKDDFVKILKDPADSLLEQYVALLHADGIKLIFTQEAIARIAQIAYDVNQGTDNIGARRLATILEKLLEDVLYEGPDMEMGEITVTEAYVNEKLSDIITNKDLTKFIL
- a CDS encoding aldose 1-epimerase family protein; the protein is MNYIIKNTILQVVISSKGAELQSIKSQHSGYEYLWQADPNVWGRHAPVLFPIVGRLKNDEYTYQGKTYHMTQHGFARDMEFSVEQQTTESITFLLKDTQETRKIYPFKFELRVNYNLLNNLLEENFSVTNKSAGEMIFGIGGHPGFNIPTTNSISKEDYYFSTKPSVARVQIPLKGSYLDWDNRSLASTNSLITLSDHLFKNDALIFQMKGHDNKVSLKTETSAFHVNVWLRDAPFVGAWSQYPQTADYVCIEPWWGIADRSDTNGKLEDKYGMNHLAHDATFTAGFGMAFHDQN
- the plsY gene encoding glycerol-3-phosphate 1-O-acyltransferase PlsY, which encodes MINLKLLLVFILAYLIGSFPTGVIIGKLFFHEDIRNYGSGNIGTTNSFRVLGPLAGSFVLVVDVLKGTLATCLPRLLHLGAPKYVLLICGGLAVLGHTFSIFLKFKGGKAVATSAGVFLGYNLQFFGVCAVIFLPLVFITSYVSLSSLISITAIFIATFFFHDIFLTVIAGVMLIILFTRHRDNIKRLEHHNENIIPFGLLYWYKKRHHKL
- the parE gene encoding DNA topoisomerase IV subunit B; this encodes MAKTNKKTNSYDDSSIQILHGLEAVRKRPGMYIGSTDIHGLNQLVYEIVDNSVDEAMAGYGKEIDVTIHRDNSVTVRDFGRGMPTGMHKSGKPTIEVILTVLHAGGKFTEQNYKTSGGLHGVGSSVVNALSSYLKVRVVRGGKAYEEEFANGGHPVGTLKSLGKTKEKDGTTITFKPDETIFSTTKYKYETIQERIRESAFLLKGVRFILNDEREPEHHDDFKYDDGIKSFVSYLNEGKDTLNDVFYFEGKQDGMEVEFSGQYSDSYSENLVSFVNNVRTSDGGTHEVGARSGFTRAFNDYAKKQGLLGKKDKNIDGSDYREGLSAVLSVKIPEELLEFEGQTKGKLGTPQARSVVDTLVYEQMSYYLMENGELAQDLVKKAQRARDAREAAKKARNESRNGKKRRKKEVLSGKLTPAQSRNPKKNELFLVEGDSAGGSAKQGRDRRFQAILPLRGKVLNTQKAKLQDIFKNEEINTMIYTIGAGVGAEFKVEDSNYDKVIIMTDADDDGAHIQILLLTFFYRYMRPMIEQGKVYIALPPLYRLQKGRGKKARVKYSWTDEELATDEKNMGRGYALQRFKGLGEMNAEQLWQTTMNPESRMLIRVKIDDAALAERRVTTLMGDKVAARRKWIEQNVKFRMGENASILEEENE
- the parC gene encoding DNA topoisomerase IV subunit A gives rise to the protein MAIKERIREMPLEQVMGERFGRYSKYIIQERALPDIRDGLKPVQRRILYAMYQDNNTYDKPFKKAAKAVGNIMGNFHPHGDSSIYGALVHLSQGWKMREPLVEMHGNNGSMDGDGPAAMRYTESRLNKISNMLLQDIDKETVNMVLNFDDTEYEPTVLPARFPNLLVNGSTGISSGYATDIPPHNLSEVIDATIYLLKHPDATLDDLMKYVQGPDFPTGAIVMGQKGLREAYETGRGRIQVRAKTSIQEIRGHRQEIVITEIPFAVNKALMVKKMDEIRLNKEIDGIAEVRDETDRHGLSIVVELKKDADAQNILNYLFKNTELQVSYNFNMVAIDNMTPVQVGLKHILASYLDHEKDVVIKRTKFDLNKAQNRLEIIQGLIHAMDILDQVIKVIRASKNKVDAKKNLMAEFDFTLRQAEAIVSLQLYRLTNTDVDALIAEQTDLNKKVDQYQQLLSDKKVLEKEIIRELSAVKREFGNPRRTTISTATAKIQIDEKALVADEQVRVLISHDGYLKRSSLRSWQSSDDAENGLPDGDDVVFEKTISTLANLYLFTNRGNVIYRPVHELVEAKWKETGQHLSQEIGLPSEEQIIHVFAFDKLDKNINFLLATNDGYIKQLELANLQPTRTYRSRAMAAMKMKSQASQVVRVDVVQPDTKAEIILFTHDAYAVRYDVSEIPTSGAKAVGVKSVNLKDDDFIVSYILVAPEYLDLIKVGLITQRGAFKQFKVKLINKVSRAKRGVLVLRELKTKPHRISALVSYGQNHILIIVSSSKRKVTLQTNDYPLGDRYSNGSFVIDTVSDGQPVDLILGQPLNRK